The following proteins come from a genomic window of Pirellula staleyi DSM 6068:
- a CDS encoding SDR family oxidoreductase has product MTDTTLPKIALVTGARGGIGQAVVQGLVARGYVVYGGGRNLEQTAAAIQPLGARAIELDPTNLESTAAAIETIATEHGTLHAAAHCVGSLLLKPAHLTSAAEWDSVLLTNLTSAFYLLRSVVPKMTAGGSVVLVSSVAAQTGLANHEAIAAAKAGISGLARSAAASYAQRGIRVNAVAPGLTQTPLTTKLTASEPALKASIAMHPLGRLGQADDIASAICYLLSSDAAWVTGQVLGVDGGLGTVRPRG; this is encoded by the coding sequence CCACTTTGCCAAAGATTGCTCTCGTTACCGGAGCCCGGGGAGGCATTGGTCAAGCTGTGGTACAGGGCTTGGTGGCACGCGGCTACGTGGTATACGGCGGTGGCCGGAACCTGGAACAGACCGCTGCAGCGATCCAGCCGCTCGGGGCTCGCGCCATCGAGCTCGATCCCACCAATCTCGAGTCCACCGCTGCTGCGATCGAGACGATTGCCACCGAGCATGGCACGCTGCATGCGGCGGCACATTGCGTCGGCTCTTTGCTGCTAAAGCCAGCGCATCTGACGTCGGCTGCTGAGTGGGACAGCGTGCTGCTGACCAACCTCACCTCGGCATTCTACTTGCTGCGAAGCGTGGTCCCGAAAATGACCGCAGGTGGCAGCGTGGTGCTGGTGAGCAGCGTCGCAGCCCAAACTGGACTAGCTAATCACGAAGCGATTGCTGCTGCCAAGGCCGGAATTTCAGGCCTCGCGCGTAGCGCTGCGGCCAGTTACGCGCAGCGTGGCATACGGGTCAACGCAGTTGCACCCGGACTCACACAAACACCTCTCACGACCAAACTCACCGCGAGCGAACCGGCCCTCAAAGCCTCGATTGCGATGCACCCGCTCGGTCGACTCGGTCAAGCGGACGATATCGCCTCCGCCATCTGCTACCTCCTCTCGAGCGACGCCGCCTGGGTGACCGGACAAGTGCTGGGAGTCGATGGCGGCCTCGGAACCGTTCGTCCACGAGGCTAG
- a CDS encoding SelL-related redox protein — protein sequence MTISEKSKSPRTPSDRRDESCPLPARATPLPSSSPAPAWMFWMLRAAGIYNLVWGTLVILFPNQWFTLAGMEVPNYPQLWQCIGMIVGVYGIGYWVAASDPARHWPIVLVGFLGKVLGPIGFLQGAIAGTWPWIAGTVNITNDLIWLPGFAIALYYAAKINSGEKYASPAYSWDEALHDVRFASGKTLEELSAKQDLLLLFVRHAGCTFCREMLADLGQQRQAIEDRGVGTAVVHVSTEKSIAAMLARYGLAHTDQLSDPDRRMFRTFELKRGAFWQLLGPRIWWRGFKAAILSGHGFGTMEGDGFQMPGVFLIRDGRIIASFRHELASDRPDYMKIVLSAQRM from the coding sequence ATGACTATCTCCGAGAAGAGTAAAAGCCCGCGCACCCCTAGTGATCGTCGCGACGAGAGTTGCCCACTCCCTGCTCGAGCCACTCCCCTCCCCTCTTCCAGTCCTGCACCTGCCTGGATGTTTTGGATGCTGCGTGCTGCTGGCATCTACAACCTCGTGTGGGGCACACTGGTCATTCTGTTTCCAAACCAGTGGTTTACCCTCGCCGGGATGGAAGTTCCCAACTATCCCCAGCTGTGGCAATGCATCGGCATGATCGTAGGGGTCTATGGCATCGGCTACTGGGTTGCTGCCAGCGACCCCGCGCGACACTGGCCGATTGTGCTTGTCGGATTCCTGGGCAAGGTGCTCGGCCCGATTGGATTTCTGCAAGGAGCGATCGCTGGCACATGGCCGTGGATTGCAGGAACTGTCAATATTACGAACGATCTGATTTGGCTTCCTGGTTTTGCCATCGCCCTCTACTACGCTGCAAAAATCAATAGCGGCGAAAAGTATGCCTCCCCTGCGTATAGCTGGGACGAAGCGCTGCACGACGTTCGTTTTGCCAGTGGCAAAACCCTCGAGGAACTGTCGGCCAAGCAAGACCTGCTGCTGCTCTTTGTGCGACACGCCGGATGCACCTTTTGCCGCGAAATGCTGGCCGATTTAGGTCAGCAGCGTCAAGCGATCGAAGATCGCGGCGTAGGAACGGCGGTGGTGCATGTGAGTACCGAAAAAAGTATCGCCGCGATGCTCGCTCGCTACGGCCTCGCGCATACCGATCAACTCAGCGACCCCGATCGGCGAATGTTTCGCACCTTCGAGCTGAAGCGTGGTGCCTTTTGGCAGCTCCTCGGTCCACGCATTTGGTGGCGAGGATTCAAGGCCGCGATTCTTTCGGGACATGGTTTCGGCACGATGGAGGGAGACGGTTTTCAGATGCCGGGGGTCTTCCTGATTCGCGACGGTCGGATCATCGCCAGCTTCCGCCACGAACTCGCTTCCGATCGTCCAGACTACATGAAAATCGTCCTTTCGGCGCAGCGAATGTAG
- the sucD gene encoding succinate--CoA ligase subunit alpha, protein MSILINKNTRVICQGITGKAGAFHTKGCKEYGTNMVGGVTPGKSGETVEGLPVFDTVKEAVDKTGANATMIFVPAAYTADAILEALDAGIEVIAAITEGVPVIDMVRVYELVRASKSVLIGPNCPGLITPGECKIGIMPGYIHKPGNVGIMSRSGTLTYEAVWQTTGLGLGQSTCVGLGGDPIVGTNYIDLFKLYEADPQTEAILMIGEIGGTAEEEAAAYVKAHVTKPVAAFIAGRTAPPGRRMGHAGAIISGGKGTAAEKVAALEDAGIEVADSPATMGEAVQRAIAKKKK, encoded by the coding sequence ATGAGCATTCTGATCAACAAAAACACTCGCGTCATTTGCCAAGGTATCACTGGCAAAGCGGGAGCGTTTCATACCAAAGGCTGCAAAGAGTACGGCACGAACATGGTCGGCGGCGTGACTCCCGGTAAATCGGGCGAAACGGTCGAAGGCCTCCCGGTGTTCGACACCGTGAAAGAAGCGGTCGATAAGACTGGCGCCAACGCGACGATGATCTTCGTCCCTGCTGCCTACACAGCCGACGCGATTCTCGAAGCGCTCGACGCTGGAATCGAAGTGATCGCCGCCATCACCGAAGGTGTGCCGGTAATCGACATGGTGCGCGTGTACGAACTGGTCCGTGCCTCGAAGAGCGTACTGATCGGCCCCAACTGCCCCGGACTCATCACTCCCGGCGAATGCAAAATCGGCATCATGCCAGGTTACATTCACAAGCCAGGTAACGTCGGCATCATGAGCCGCAGCGGAACGCTCACCTACGAAGCTGTGTGGCAAACCACCGGCCTCGGACTTGGGCAGTCGACCTGCGTTGGCCTCGGTGGCGATCCGATCGTCGGCACCAACTACATCGATCTGTTCAAGCTCTACGAAGCTGATCCACAGACCGAAGCGATCCTGATGATTGGCGAAATCGGTGGCACCGCCGAAGAAGAAGCTGCTGCTTACGTGAAGGCTCACGTCACCAAGCCAGTCGCTGCGTTTATCGCTGGCCGCACCGCTCCTCCTGGTCGTCGCATGGGTCACGCCGGCGCGATCATCTCGGGTGGCAAGGGAACAGCTGCCGAGAAGGTGGCGGCTCTTGAAGATGCTGGTATCGAAGTTGCCGACAGCCCCGCCACCATGGGCGAAGCTGTGCAGCGTGCGATTGCCAAGAAAAAGAAGTAA
- the sucC gene encoding ADP-forming succinate--CoA ligase subunit beta has translation MKIHEYQGKELFRKAGVAVLRGKVARTPEEAAAAFTELGGPIAVVKAQIHAGGRGKGTTKENSAQRGVQLVKSAEEAATVARNLIGKTLVTIQTGEEGKVVNQVFVEEGCKIARELYLGIVLDRAAAKPVLMVSTEGGVEIETVAHDTPEKIFKEHFDPHVGLLPYQVRKLCVLLGIKGASVASADKFMRALCKLWVQLDCAMVEINPLVITEAGDLVALDAKVAFDDNAMFRHKDLAELRDLTEEDPAEVRASNTGLSYVKLDGNIGCLVNGAGLAMSTMDIIKLHGGEPANFLDVGGGANEAQVTEAFRIILSDKNVKGILVNIFGGIARCTTIASAIVAASKAVGFNVPLVVRLEGTEVEEGKKILRESGVKLIAADGLTDAAIKIVEAAKNA, from the coding sequence ATGAAGATTCACGAATACCAAGGTAAAGAACTGTTTCGTAAAGCTGGCGTCGCCGTGCTGCGAGGCAAAGTCGCCCGCACGCCCGAAGAAGCGGCTGCAGCGTTCACGGAACTTGGCGGACCGATCGCCGTGGTGAAAGCACAAATTCACGCCGGTGGTCGCGGTAAGGGAACGACGAAAGAAAATTCTGCACAGCGCGGTGTGCAACTCGTGAAGTCGGCCGAAGAAGCTGCCACGGTGGCCCGCAATCTGATTGGCAAGACGCTGGTGACGATCCAAACCGGCGAAGAAGGGAAGGTTGTCAATCAGGTTTTCGTCGAAGAAGGTTGCAAAATCGCTCGCGAATTGTACCTCGGTATCGTCCTCGACCGAGCTGCCGCTAAGCCGGTGCTGATGGTTTCGACCGAAGGTGGCGTCGAGATCGAAACGGTGGCTCACGACACCCCCGAAAAGATTTTCAAAGAACATTTTGATCCCCACGTCGGCCTGCTTCCTTATCAGGTGCGCAAGCTGTGCGTGCTGCTCGGCATCAAGGGAGCTTCGGTCGCCAGTGCTGACAAGTTCATGCGAGCCCTCTGCAAGTTGTGGGTTCAGCTCGACTGCGCGATGGTCGAAATCAATCCGCTGGTCATCACCGAAGCTGGCGACCTCGTCGCGCTCGACGCTAAGGTGGCCTTCGACGACAACGCCATGTTCCGCCACAAGGACCTGGCCGAACTGCGCGATCTCACCGAAGAAGATCCTGCTGAAGTCCGTGCCTCGAACACCGGTTTGTCGTACGTCAAACTCGACGGCAACATCGGCTGCCTTGTCAATGGCGCCGGTCTGGCGATGTCGACGATGGACATCATCAAACTTCATGGTGGCGAGCCAGCCAACTTCCTCGACGTCGGTGGTGGAGCGAACGAAGCTCAGGTGACCGAAGCCTTCCGCATTATCCTTTCGGATAAGAACGTGAAGGGGATTCTGGTGAACATTTTCGGCGGTATTGCCCGCTGCACCACGATCGCCAGCGCCATTGTTGCCGCCAGCAAAGCAGTTGGTTTTAACGTCCCGCTGGTCGTGCGACTGGAAGGTACGGAAGTCGAAGAAGGCAAGAAGATCTTGCGTGAAAGCGGCGTGAAGCTGATTGCTGCCGACGGCCTGACCGATGCGGCGATCAAGATTGTCGAAGCGGCAAAAAACGCTTAG
- a CDS encoding SDR family oxidoreductase, which yields MNLELKDQVAVVVGGASGIGLAIATSLAKEGAKVAILDRSPQGASEASRLAAEHGVMTTGIEVDATQFSTVKQAIAEVASQLGAIEHVVYAAGMGSGKFGFPFWNLDPADWPRVFEVNLMGAVNTAHACAPLLAEQKRGTMLFISSVAGQIGSPTDPPYSTAKAALISFAQIAAKDFAPLGVRVNTICPGMVQTPLNRSVWQSWNDLQPDDKKRSYEDWAGEKVKNVIPLKRWQTPDDVASLAVFLASARAANITGQTMNVDGGWVMHW from the coding sequence ATGAATTTGGAACTGAAAGATCAAGTGGCAGTGGTGGTCGGTGGGGCGAGTGGAATTGGCCTGGCGATAGCCACATCACTGGCCAAAGAGGGGGCCAAGGTTGCGATTCTTGACCGATCTCCGCAAGGAGCCAGTGAAGCGAGTCGGCTCGCTGCCGAGCATGGGGTGATGACCACCGGCATCGAGGTCGATGCCACACAATTCAGCACAGTGAAGCAAGCGATCGCCGAGGTGGCAAGTCAACTCGGCGCGATCGAGCATGTGGTCTACGCCGCCGGCATGGGCTCGGGAAAGTTTGGATTTCCGTTTTGGAATCTCGATCCAGCCGACTGGCCGCGGGTGTTCGAGGTGAACCTGATGGGAGCGGTGAATACCGCCCATGCTTGCGCGCCGCTGCTGGCCGAGCAAAAGCGCGGCACGATGCTGTTCATCTCCAGCGTCGCCGGCCAAATCGGTTCCCCTACGGATCCGCCTTATTCCACGGCCAAAGCGGCGCTCATCAGCTTCGCGCAAATCGCTGCGAAAGATTTCGCGCCGCTAGGAGTTCGCGTCAACACCATCTGTCCCGGCATGGTGCAAACGCCACTCAACCGGAGCGTTTGGCAATCGTGGAACGATCTTCAGCCCGACGACAAAAAACGTTCCTACGAAGACTGGGCTGGCGAAAAGGTTAAGAACGTCATTCCTCTGAAACGCTGGCAAACCCCCGACGATGTGGCGAGTCTGGCTGTTTTCTTGGCGTCGGCACGCGCGGCGAACATCACGGGCCAAACGATGAACGTCGACGGCGGCTGGGTGATGCACTGGTAG
- a CDS encoding zinc-dependent peptidase, which produces MLGNWFKRSRRAKLLSSPLASELLKSVEANIEVYSLLTPPQRVRLIECARIIAAEREWVGCRGLEVTDAMKLTVSAIASLLLLGTEGYYFERVPSFLLYPFAYRRPIQNREGGMIDETATILGEAHPHGSIVLSWPAVLAGGKHARDGENLVLHELAHHIDGLDGAVDGVPPLNSVTDARFYEEAFAREFSAHQDHVRQGIETLIDAYGATNRAEFFAVSTELFYEQPLAMRARHPDWYKCLTLVYSLDPAQWFEAGASTARVNISTSSRDDQHPMPVHSQHPHHEQHELSDDERAEAIASLPKLRTADQYFTRAVEWMEAAEWDVAEADLTHALALDPNDQETYVYRSRARCEQGLYDLALEDAEHALQLLPSDPEAIGCRGICRVAIGGEVTAGLADIKKAQAAKIDNDELWFFRAMAEVDLGDAAAAVKSFSKVIDRSPHDGEALAHRGLCYELLGQNSLAEADFARAQELGVEVSREDLDSDDPS; this is translated from the coding sequence ATGCTCGGGAACTGGTTCAAGCGTTCACGCCGTGCGAAATTGCTCAGCTCGCCACTCGCGAGTGAGCTGCTGAAGTCGGTCGAGGCCAACATCGAGGTCTACTCACTCTTGACTCCACCGCAGCGAGTGCGACTGATCGAATGTGCGCGCATCATTGCTGCTGAGCGCGAATGGGTCGGCTGTCGTGGTCTCGAAGTGACCGATGCCATGAAGCTCACCGTCTCGGCCATCGCCTCGCTGCTGCTGCTGGGGACCGAAGGGTACTACTTCGAGCGGGTCCCTAGTTTTCTGCTCTATCCGTTCGCCTATCGCCGTCCCATTCAAAATCGCGAAGGGGGGATGATCGACGAAACCGCCACCATTCTCGGCGAAGCGCATCCACACGGCAGCATCGTGCTCAGCTGGCCCGCGGTACTAGCTGGGGGCAAGCATGCGCGCGATGGCGAAAACCTGGTGCTCCACGAACTGGCGCACCACATCGATGGACTCGACGGAGCGGTCGATGGTGTTCCGCCACTCAATTCAGTCACCGATGCACGCTTCTACGAAGAGGCTTTCGCGCGCGAATTCTCGGCCCATCAAGACCACGTTCGCCAAGGGATCGAAACGCTTATCGATGCTTATGGAGCGACCAACCGAGCCGAGTTTTTTGCCGTCTCTACCGAACTTTTCTATGAACAGCCGCTCGCCATGCGTGCGCGACATCCCGATTGGTACAAGTGTCTCACCCTCGTTTACTCACTCGATCCCGCCCAGTGGTTTGAAGCGGGGGCGAGCACTGCGCGAGTGAATATCAGCACTTCGTCGCGCGACGACCAGCATCCCATGCCCGTCCATTCGCAGCATCCGCATCACGAGCAGCATGAACTCTCGGACGACGAGCGCGCAGAGGCGATCGCCAGTTTGCCCAAACTTCGTACCGCCGATCAGTACTTCACGCGCGCAGTGGAGTGGATGGAAGCTGCTGAGTGGGATGTCGCCGAAGCCGATCTCACCCATGCTTTGGCGCTCGATCCCAACGACCAAGAGACCTACGTCTACAGGTCGCGTGCACGCTGCGAACAAGGGCTCTACGATCTGGCTCTCGAAGATGCCGAGCATGCTCTCCAGCTTCTCCCCAGCGATCCCGAAGCGATCGGCTGTCGCGGCATTTGCCGGGTTGCGATCGGAGGTGAAGTAACCGCGGGTCTCGCGGATATTAAGAAGGCGCAAGCTGCCAAAATCGATAACGATGAACTCTGGTTTTTCCGCGCCATGGCGGAAGTCGATCTCGGCGATGCCGCAGCGGCTGTGAAGTCGTTTTCAAAAGTGATCGACCGTTCCCCCCACGATGGCGAGGCGCTCGCGCACCGCGGCTTGTGCTACGAACTTCTTGGGCAAAATAGCCTCGCCGAAGCCGATTTTGCTCGGGCGCAAGAGCTGGGAGTCGAAGTTTCGCGCGAAGATCTCGATAGCGACGATCCGTCGTGA
- the mdh gene encoding malate dehydrogenase: protein MGRAKITIVGAGNVGATCAHWCAAAELGDIVLVDIPMTENMPKGKALDLMQSSPIVGFDSNVIGTTEYGPTAGSDVVVITAGIARKPGMSRDDLLSTNAKIVSSVAENIKATSPNAVVIVVSNPLDAMVQQVFKVLGFPAKRVCGQAGVLDTARYRTFLAMELGVSVEDVSALLMGGHGDTMVPMPSCTSVGGIPIRRLLSEEKLSAIVDRARNGGAEIVSLLKTGSAYYAPAAATAQMVEAIVKDKKRLIPCAAYCDKEYGVGGYYVGVPVILGAGGVEKIVELDLDSEEKAAFLKSVDAVKSLVATTTQLMGG from the coding sequence ATGGGTCGCGCGAAGATCACTATCGTTGGTGCCGGAAATGTGGGAGCAACTTGCGCTCACTGGTGTGCAGCTGCGGAACTCGGCGACATCGTGCTCGTCGACATTCCGATGACCGAGAACATGCCGAAGGGAAAAGCGCTCGACCTGATGCAGTCGTCGCCGATCGTGGGCTTCGACTCGAACGTCATTGGTACGACCGAATATGGTCCCACCGCTGGCAGCGACGTGGTCGTGATCACCGCTGGTATTGCTCGCAAGCCCGGCATGAGCCGCGATGACCTTCTAAGCACCAACGCCAAGATCGTTTCGAGCGTGGCTGAGAACATCAAAGCCACCAGCCCCAACGCTGTGGTGATCGTGGTGAGCAACCCGCTCGACGCGATGGTGCAGCAGGTGTTCAAGGTGCTCGGCTTCCCCGCCAAGCGCGTCTGCGGTCAAGCAGGTGTGCTCGACACGGCTCGCTATCGCACGTTCCTGGCGATGGAACTTGGCGTGAGCGTGGAAGATGTTTCGGCGCTGCTGATGGGTGGCCACGGCGACACCATGGTGCCGATGCCGAGTTGCACCAGCGTAGGCGGCATTCCGATTCGCCGCCTGCTGTCGGAAGAGAAGCTGTCGGCGATTGTCGATCGCGCTCGCAACGGTGGTGCTGAAATCGTTTCGCTGCTGAAGACCGGCAGTGCCTACTACGCTCCTGCTGCCGCTACGGCCCAAATGGTCGAAGCGATTGTGAAGGATAAGAAGCGACTGATTCCATGTGCCGCGTACTGCGACAAGGAATACGGCGTGGGTGGCTACTATGTCGGTGTGCCTGTGATCCTCGGCGCTGGCGGTGTCGAGAAGATTGTCGAGCTCGATCTCGACAGCGAAGAGAAGGCTGCGTTCCTGAAGAGCGTCGATGCGGTTAAATCGCTCGTCGCCACCACCACGCAGCTGATGGGTGGCTAG
- a CDS encoding alpha/beta hydrolase-fold protein: MNRLSIDANTPASSPAATAQVSQPLARIAERRATPHSLLTPMHYEPGYAYPLVIWLHSDGGDEHEVETVMPLVSERNYVAVGLRGTDSRGKHRGYKWTQDFLSIHHAQQRMFDAVEQATERYNINQERVFIAGYGCGGTMALRLALQFPNLFAGAVSLGGSFPRGTAPLANLEQARKLPMMIAHARDSRTYTVDHLCDELRLFHAAGLAMSLRQYPCGDELTTQMLHDFDVWMMEQVTGMSSTSDNSMCEMPGDHN, translated from the coding sequence ATGAATCGCCTTTCAATCGACGCTAATACCCCCGCCTCGAGCCCTGCTGCAACCGCCCAAGTGAGCCAACCGCTTGCTCGCATTGCCGAGCGACGTGCGACACCTCACAGCCTGCTGACACCGATGCACTACGAGCCAGGCTATGCCTACCCGCTCGTGATTTGGCTCCATAGCGATGGTGGCGACGAGCACGAAGTCGAAACCGTGATGCCGCTGGTGAGCGAGCGCAATTATGTCGCCGTTGGTCTGCGTGGCACGGATTCGCGCGGTAAGCATCGTGGCTACAAGTGGACCCAAGATTTTCTGAGCATCCATCACGCACAACAGCGGATGTTTGATGCCGTCGAACAAGCCACCGAGCGCTACAACATCAATCAAGAGCGCGTGTTCATCGCTGGCTACGGCTGCGGTGGTACGATGGCGCTCCGTTTGGCACTTCAGTTTCCTAATCTGTTTGCTGGTGCCGTCTCGCTAGGCGGTTCGTTTCCTCGTGGCACAGCTCCACTGGCGAACCTCGAGCAGGCTCGCAAGCTGCCGATGATGATCGCACATGCGCGTGACTCGCGCACCTACACGGTCGATCATCTGTGTGACGAACTCCGACTGTTTCACGCCGCTGGTTTGGCGATGTCACTTCGTCAGTATCCTTGTGGCGATGAGTTGACGACTCAAATGCTCCATGACTTTGATGTCTGGATGATGGAGCAAGTTACCGGAATGTCGTCGACAAGCGACAATTCGATGTGCGAAATGCCTGGCGATCACAACTAG